A part of Liolophura sinensis isolate JHLJ2023 chromosome 1, CUHK_Ljap_v2, whole genome shotgun sequence genomic DNA contains:
- the LOC135461726 gene encoding FMRFamide receptor-like, with translation MAHDEMSLVHNRDDMAYVNGPGGSAEPEEYQEFYETAKIVTGLFCYPIVCLVGLSGNILTLVVLCQRNMATTTNTFLTALAVADTIKLLNDVLYFGVTLLEKLDPEKGKETLAHLYPFAHYVFNMSVCVSAWLTVSVAVERYIYVCHPVRAREICTIDRARKTSLCVFTFMVLVSLPSALRYETVVELDPDTNQTTYNVQPSYIGVSHSYKVYFWLQNFLRSVIPLLILICLNTCIILSLRQTRVQGRAVSGRNRITWMLIAIVFVFLICITPDAIMSMFFGFGYYEDTNLVKGVREITDLLIQVNSAVNFIIYCSMSRAFRDTFMVMFCCRPLPISTFHTEYQSTMRSSVRRPIVRANNDGAFV, from the coding sequence ATGGCGCATGACGAAATGTCTTTAGTACACAATCGAGATGACATGGCTTATGTCAATGGCCCAGGCGGATCTGCGGAACCTGAGGAGTATCAGGAATTCTACGAGACAGCTAAAATCGTGACAGGTCTATTCTGTTACCCCATTGTGTGTCTTgtgggcttgtccgggaacatCCTTACACTCGTTGTTCTCTGTCAGCGGAACATGGCAACCACTACCAACACATTTCTCACAGCTCTCGCCGTGGCTGACACCATCAAACTTCTCAATGACGTGCTTTACTTCGGAGTGACGCTTCTGGAGAAATTGGATCCGGAGAAAGGAAAAGAGACTCTGGCGCACCTGTATCCCTTCGCTCATTACGTGTTCAACATGTCGGTATGTGTGAGCGCCTGGCTGACGGTTTCTGTAGCTGTCGAACGTTACATTTACGTTTGTCATCCTGTGCGCGCGAGAGAGATCTGTACGATAGACCGTGCCCGGAAAACCAGTCTGTGCGTGTTCACGTTCATGGTTCTTGTCAGTCTGCCATCAGCTTTAAGATACGAAACAGTTGTTGAGCTGGATCCTGACACCAATCAAACCACCTACAACGTTCAGCCTAGCTACATTGGTGTTTCGCATTCGTATAAAGTGTACTTTTGGCTCCAGAACTTCCTACGATCCGTGATACCTTTGCTTATTCTCATTTGCCTTAACACCTGCATAATTCTTAGCCTGCGGCAGACTCGCGTTCAGGGCCGAGCCGTGTCGGGTAGAAATCGAATCACGTGGATGCTCATCGCCATTGTCTTTGTGTTTCTTATCTGTATCACGCCGGACGCCATCATGTCCATGTTTTTCGGCTTCGGTTACTACGAAGACACGAACTTGGTGAAAGGAGTTCGAGAAATAACGGATTTACTCATACAAGTGAATTCTGCTGTGAATTTCATTATCTACTGTTCCATGAGCAGGGCGTTTAGAGACACGTTCATGGTGATGTTCTGCTGCCGACCTTTACCAATCAGTACTTTTCACACCGAATATCAAAGCACAATGCGATCATCTGTGCGAAGACCCATAGTAAGGGCAAACAATGATGGTGCTTTTGTGTAA